A section of the Tachysurus fulvidraco isolate hzauxx_2018 chromosome 7, HZAU_PFXX_2.0, whole genome shotgun sequence genome encodes:
- the gsdmea gene encoding gasdermin-E, protein MLKKATCSLLHQTDEDGTLIAVSRLNDSEKLKPLAVVIKCPGTWFWQRTKYKPTDFTLNDLLEGKSIQPVLVEQVFLNKYEETQNGSVSGSGMIDISGVNMEAQGQGTAKILSSLGTLHKERLNMPLLLKDSKDRKLDLQHSLIMQKQGKNKIFTILKERIFTTCGCTINFSELKEGSFSSLLKLIGPVKVELNKSVCLQQTRDVAIEIPAHTVLAYSVCELNIKSDGHYEVAVNPDGIEADDSSITEHSDHDMIEVDGFWALTQTTEQSSLNALSKELACMKATLCELARLSPETRLSLLNLFQEILPDQTLLFTLESKLENVCEEPMHDSYTYFPDTSDEFAGKFVEVLLSDTDTVSLRSNGPWKTDNHNGSSVKSTRQRQLILTAMHMLISAAEELTHVGLSLLKSCSSETINGLNDLVTHLTDASHQVPFTDLPFLLRNGEVPQEVEQLFISSNITLKIDNKELQAEIGSGSKVLPLVLCGVIHGLAYLNESCEIDIEI, encoded by the exons ATGTTGAAAAAGGCCACATGTAGCCTGCTTCACCAGACCGATGAAGATGGCACACTGATTGCTGTTTCCCGACTTAATGATTCCGAAAAACTGAAGCCACTTGCAGTTGTGATCAAGTGTCCAGGAACATGGTTCTGGCAGAGAACTAAATACAAACCCACAGACTTCACTCTCAATGACCTGCTGGAAGGAAAGTCAATTCAACCAG TGCTAGTGGAGCAGGTGTTCCTGAATAAATATGAAGAGACACAGAACGGCAGTGTAAGTGGATCTGGGATGATAGATATTTCTGGAGTCAACATGGAGGCCCAGGGACAAGGGACAGCCAAGATTTTATCGTCTCTTGGGACACTTCATAAAGAAAGACTGAATATGCCACTTCTTCTAAAAGACTCCAAGGACAG GAAATTGGACCTTCAGCACAGTCTTATTATGCAGAAACaaggcaaaaataaaatcttcactATACTAAAAGAGCGGATCTTCACCACTTGTGGCTGCACCATTAACTTCAGTGAACTGAAAGAAGGCAGCTTCAGCAGCTTACTTAAACTTATTGGTCCAGTCAAG GTTGAACTgaacaagagtgtgtgtctACAGCAAACCAGAGACGTTGCTATTGAGATCCCTGCACACACTGTGTTGGCCTACAGTGTCTGTGAACTGAACATTAAAAGTGATGGTCACTATG AGGTTGCCGTAAACCCTGATGGGATTGAGGCAGATGACAGCAGCATTACCGAGCATTCAGACCACGATATGATAGAAGTGGATGGATTTTGGGCACTGACACAAACAACAGAGCAGTCTTCACTGAATGCCTTGAGTAAAG AACTGGCGTGTATGAAAGCAACATTGTGCGAATTGGCTCGTCTGTCACCTGAAACTCGCCTCTCTCTGTTAAATCTCTTTCAAGAGATTCTACCAGATCAGACACTTTTATTCACTTTAGAGAGCAAGCTGGAGAACGTATGTGAAGAACCAATGCATGATTCTTACACTTATTTTCCTGACACATCCGATGAGTTCGCTGGCAAATTTGTGGAAGTGCTACTGTCTGATACGGATACAGTGAGCCTGAGATCAAATGGACCTTGGAAAACAG ATAACCATAATGGATCATCTGTAAAGTCAACCAGACAGAGGCAGTTAATTCTGACTGCTATGCATATGCTGATCAGTGCTGCTGAAG AGCTGACACATGTTGGCCTCAGCTTGCTAAAAAGCTGCTCTTCTGAAACAATTAATGGGTTAAATGATTTA GTAACTCATCTGACCGATGCTTCCCATCAAGTCCCCTTCACTGATCTTCCTTTTCTCCTGAGGAACGGTGAGGTGCCTCAGGAGGTGGAGCAGCTGTTCATCTCATCCAACATCACGCTGAAGATAGATAACAAAGAGCTGCAGGCAGAGATAGGAAGTGGCAGTAAAGTCCTTCCCCTAGTactgtgtggggtcatccatgGCCTTGCGTATTTGAATGAATCGTGTGAAATAGATATAGAAATCTGA